Proteins found in one Lycium ferocissimum isolate CSIRO_LF1 chromosome 6, AGI_CSIRO_Lferr_CH_V1, whole genome shotgun sequence genomic segment:
- the LOC132059828 gene encoding uncharacterized protein LOC132059828 isoform X3 has translation MADEDISESFSEWQQIPSPSPSSPTVNNNDTQFSKEDLPINDTQIAATEIITLPLTEGTDNNNDGIHEKSEGNKWFIKKNLRELSSWIVKLASKIRNYAACFTSNRSRILAVLLVSLFYWMIQKKWRRQRQIDTSKKLMLLIQEKDQKIDQLSLQISQMNDSLVARRNVPVLRVG, from the exons ATGGCAGATGAGGATATTTCAGAAAGCTTCAGTGAATGGCAGCAAATCCCATCTCCATCTCCATCTTCACCTACAGTCAATAATAATGATACTCAATTTTCCAAAGAAGACTTACCAATTAATGATACTCAAATAGCTGCTACAGAAATTATTACTTTGCCATTGACTGAGGGTactgataataataatgatgggaTTCATGAGAAAAGTGAAGGAAATAAGTGGTTCATCAAGAAGAATTTAAGAGAATTAAGTTCTTGGATTGTTAAGCTTGCTTCCAAGATCAGAAATTATGCTGCTTGTTTCACTTCTAATAGAAGTAGAATATTGGCGGTGCTTTTGGTTTCCTTGTTTTATTGGATGATACAGAAAAAATGGAGGAGGCAAAGACAGATTGATACTTCTAAGAAACTTATGCTTCTTATCCAAGAAAAAGACCAG AAAATTGACCAGCTATCGCTCCAAATTAGCCAGATGAATGACTCCCTAGTAGCACGACGAAATGTTCCAGTTCTTCGAGTAGGCTAA
- the LOC132059829 gene encoding 18.2 kDa class I heat shock protein-like, producing the protein MSLIPSFFGGRRSNIFDPFSLDVWDPFEGFPIANVPSSARETSAFANARIDWKETPQAHIFKVDVPGIKKEEVKVEVEEGRVLQISGERSKEQEEKNDQWHRMERSSGKFLRRFRLPENVKMGEIKAAMENGVLTVTVPKEEEKKPDVKAIDISG; encoded by the coding sequence ATGTCTCTGATTCCAAGCTTTTTTGGTGGTCGCAGGAGCAACATTTTCGACCCATTTTCACTCGACGTATGGGATCCATTCGAGGGCTTCCCAATCGCCAATGTCCCGTCCTCTGCTCGTGAAACTTCTGCTTTTGCAAATGCAAGAATCGATTGGAAAGAAACCCCACAAGCCCACATTTTCAAAGTGGACGTTCCAGGGATAAAGAAAgaggaagtgaaagttgaagttgaagaggGGCGAGTTTTACAGATAAGCGGTGAGAGGAGCAAAGAGCAAGAGGAGAAGAATGATCAATGGCACCGTATGGAGAGGAGTAGTGGTAAGTTTTTAAGGAGATTTAGGTTGCCTGAGAATGTTAAAATGGGGGAAATTAAGGCTGCAATGGAGAATGGTGTGCTCACTGTGACTGTTccgaaagaagaagagaagaagccTGATGTGAAGGCTATTGACATTTCTGGTTAA
- the LOC132059828 gene encoding uncharacterized protein LOC132059828 isoform X2, with protein MADEDISESFSEWQQIPSPSPSSPTVNNNDTQFSKEDLPINDTQIAATEIITLPLTEGTDNNNDGIHEKSEGNKWFIKKNLRELSSWIVKLASKIRNYAACFTSNRSRILAVLLVSLFYWMIQKKWRRQRQIDTSKKLMLLIQEKDQVFNLYTLQLTIVRSWQKYYLSCAQLPAEAHNCEQLAETLLESCTIVHRNV; from the exons ATGGCAGATGAGGATATTTCAGAAAGCTTCAGTGAATGGCAGCAAATCCCATCTCCATCTCCATCTTCACCTACAGTCAATAATAATGATACTCAATTTTCCAAAGAAGACTTACCAATTAATGATACTCAAATAGCTGCTACAGAAATTATTACTTTGCCATTGACTGAGGGTactgataataataatgatgggaTTCATGAGAAAAGTGAAGGAAATAAGTGGTTCATCAAGAAGAATTTAAGAGAATTAAGTTCTTGGATTGTTAAGCTTGCTTCCAAGATCAGAAATTATGCTGCTTGTTTCACTTCTAATAGAAGTAGAATATTGGCGGTGCTTTTGGTTTCCTTGTTTTATTGGATGATACAGAAAAAATGGAGGAGGCAAAGACAGATTGATACTTCTAAGAAACTTATGCTTCTTATCCAAGAAAAAGACCAGGTATTCAACTTATATACACTG CAGCTCACAATTGTGCGCAGTTGGCAGAAATATTACCTGAGTTGTGCACAATTACCTGCAGAAGCGCACAATTGTGAGCAGTTGGCAGAAACATTACTTGAGTCGTGCACGATTGTCCACAGAAATGTATAG
- the LOC132059828 gene encoding uncharacterized protein LOC132059828 isoform X1, producing MADEDISESFSEWQQIPSPSPSSPTVNNNDTQFSKEDLPINDTQIAATEIITLPLTEGTDNNNDGIHEKSEGNKWFIKKNLRELSSWIVKLASKIRNYAACFTSNRSRILAVLLVSLFYWMIQKKWRRQRQIDTSKKLMLLIQEKDQYAENCAQKHTIMRNWQKHYLSCAQLPAAAHNCAQLAEILPELCTITCRSAQL from the exons ATGGCAGATGAGGATATTTCAGAAAGCTTCAGTGAATGGCAGCAAATCCCATCTCCATCTCCATCTTCACCTACAGTCAATAATAATGATACTCAATTTTCCAAAGAAGACTTACCAATTAATGATACTCAAATAGCTGCTACAGAAATTATTACTTTGCCATTGACTGAGGGTactgataataataatgatgggaTTCATGAGAAAAGTGAAGGAAATAAGTGGTTCATCAAGAAGAATTTAAGAGAATTAAGTTCTTGGATTGTTAAGCTTGCTTCCAAGATCAGAAATTATGCTGCTTGTTTCACTTCTAATAGAAGTAGAATATTGGCGGTGCTTTTGGTTTCCTTGTTTTATTGGATGATACAGAAAAAATGGAGGAGGCAAAGACAGATTGATACTTCTAAGAAACTTATGCTTCTTATCCAAGAAAAAGACCAG TATGCTGAGAATTGTGCACAAAAGCACACAATTATGCGCAATTGGCAGAAACATTACCTGAGTTGTGCACAATTGCCCGCAGCAGCTCACAATTGTGCGCAGTTGGCAGAAATATTACCTGAGTTGTGCACAATTACCTGCAGAAGCGCACAATTGTGA